Within the Clostridium scatologenes genome, the region ATATAATAAATTCTGTACCAGATGCAAAATATAAAATGGAATTTGATGCAGAAAGTAATAATACATATTTTGTGTTTGAGGATTCAGAGAGAATTGCCAGAGCTATTAGAAATTTTGGAAAAGATGATTTAATAATATTTAATGCACATAGATTTTTTGATTTATTTGGAGAGTTGAAGAAAAGATCTATTGAATTAAAAGATAAATATCTTTGCAAGTTAAACAAGTTGAATAAAAATATATAGGATATTTTTGAAATTATAGGAGGATTTATATTTTATAAGGAGAATATTTTACATATAAGGGGGACATTGTTTTATGGAAATAATTTTAGATAATATAGAAGAAAAATTTAAAAAAAATATTACTACATTTATTTTAAGCATGGTTAAAATTGTATTTCAAAGTGAAGATATATATGGTTTAAGAAGAATACATTTCCATGAAAATATGATTGAAATGGTTAAAAGATATTACTTGAAGAAATATGGACAACAATACATTCCTTCAGAATATGGTGATTTAAGGGGAAAGGTAATATCAGTAAATGGTTTATCAGATGTATATATAGATAATAGATTATTTTTAAGACCAGTTGTTGATGAAAAATGTATTGATGAATTATTTGAAAAGAAGTTAATTGATGAAAAAGGAAAGAATTTACTAAAAGAACTATTTCATAATCAATTAAAAACGCTCCATCATGAATTAATTCATGCTCAAGATTACAATAATTATTATAAAATATATAAAGATTTTAATAACTATAAATATCCAATTGATGTTAGTATTTTTCAACAAAGTTTCAATTTATGGAGTGAGTACTCTGCTGTAAAAAAAACAAGTTTGAAATTTTATCATGAGAGTGATTTGAAAGACTTTGATACATTTTATGAACTAATTTCTGATAAATATATTTTACAATTAGATAAAATTAGAAAATATGTTGATAAGAAACAGTGGAAAGACATATTCATAAGTTCAATTCTATATATAAGTGAATTATGTAGATTTTTCAGTTATGTTTTGGGTATTATGGATGCAATGGAGATAATAAATAAGAAGAATAATATTGAAGGATTAGAGCTTTTTAAAGAAAATTTTATTCAAATACTAAAAGCTAATTGTATGGGTGAGGAATTATTAAAGATATGGAAAATTCTTAAAGATGTTGATACTGTTATAATGGAAAAGGAAGTTGTAAATATAGGAAAATATCTAGAACTTATTTATAGGAATAATTTAAAAATTAAGTGGTTGAGAGAAGATAATAGTAAAAATCCGTATTGGGTTGGATTGAATTAAATTATGTTTTATGGAAAATTGAGGAATAGAGATATTCCATAAGTTATTTGTTTTTGTTAAACTCTTTTTGTAGAAATATTTTTATGAGAGGAGTGAAATTATGTTTTACGTAATTGATAAATTTATAAGTCCACTTATTACATTAGGTATTAATGTAATAAATAAAAGGATTGGTAAAATTTACTTTGAGGTTGATCAGTGGTCATGTAAAATGGGAAGATATGATGAGAATGGAGATTATAAGACTGTAACTAATGTAAAAGATGCTGAGAATGGGGGAATTGTTAATTTTCAAGTGAATATTTACAATAGCCATGAATATTCTATATCTTTAAAAAAAATTAGAATTAGTTTTGTAAAAGAATCTCATATGTATGATTATAAATTGAATTCATTAGACATATTAAATTTAGAACCTAAAAAAATGATAGATTTAAAATTAGAATGTAATCTAACAAAAGAAGATTTAATGAAAATTAATGGATATAAAGCTGTATACTTTAAATTTAAAGATCATAAGAATAAAGAAATTAAAAAAATAATAAAAACTTTTTAAAAACCAAGAAAAAATTAGCTTATTTATTATTAGAAAATTTTATTGAATAGAAAATAATGGAGTGGTATAATCATATGGAAATAACGACCAGATGTTTGGAGGTTATTAACCTTATGAAAAAAATTAATGAAAAATATTATCAGATGGAAATTGAAGATTATCCGCAATCTAGTTCAAATATAGAAAATATTGATTTATTTTGTGGGTGTGGTGGAATTAACGAGATAGTTAAAACAATTATAAGGAAAAATATTAAAAGCTTGCAGCAGGAAGTGAATCAATCGCTATTAAATGAGATTCTAAGTGATACTGATACTAAGAGATCAACTAAAAAGATTATAAGAAGAGAGTATAATAGTAATTTAAAGAATGCAATAATAGAGGCATTGAAAAAGAAAGATTTTGAGAAAGTAATATATACAAAAGTAAATGATAGTTTCAAAAATGTTGGAGTATCAAGAATACGTCCAGTATTATTTTGTGGTTCTCATCCTAATGGAAATCATTTGCTTAAAATTTTTTCTGAATTTTTCCCAGAAAGAACATTATGGGATGTCATTCAAGATTCTATAAGAAAATTAATTATAAAAGAAGTTGTAAGTTTTATAGAAGATGAAGATTTTTATAAAGAAGCTTTACAGTATGGAAATTTGCAAAGAGAAAAAGTTAAAAGTTTTAGAATTAATTTATTTAAATATGTAAGGAATATTGCATCAATAATATTCTGGGGAATAGTAACTAATGCTTTGTATGATTTATTAAAGCAAGTGGTAACGAAAGTAAGAACAGAGAAATCTGTTCTTTTATACTACAATTAATTTCACAATACCTCATAAAATGGTATAATATTACTATAAGTTTATGAGGGGATGATTAGACTGTGAAATCAATAATTAGTGCTGGAAATCAAGAGTTTTTTAGATATTGTATAAAAGATTTAAAAAGAATTTGTAGAATTGAATGTTAAGTAGTTGAGCTTAATTCCAGGCGGTTACTATTTATGAAAAATCAACATTAAAAGCTATATGTTGTGTAAAAAGGAATTGAATAACACTATATATTGTGGTACAATGCTCTTATAAGAAAGTTATGGGAGATGATGTGTTATTGGAAAATAACAAACATAAAAAAATATTGATGTATAATGAAGAAAAAAATTTAATTTTAGCTAGTAGCATATGTGATAATAATGAAAATTTAAGATCAATATTAAGTTTATTTAAGAAAAGTATCAGTAAAAAAGGACTTGATAGGATAGCAAATATTGACATTCATACATATAAGCTTTTAAATACAAGAGATGCAGTAATAGAAATGAAAGATAATTCTTCACAAGAATGGTTCCCAAAAGAGCATATTGGAAAGAAAAACATTCCCTGTCAATTATGCGGAAGTAAAAAATCAGAAGATAAATTTGTTATACGAAATGTAATAAATAATAATGAATTACAAGTTGGTACAAGTTGTATACATAAATTTGAAAAGATGAATAATTTACTTTATGGAATTCCAGCAAGTCAAGTTTCAAAATTATCAAAGCAAAATCCTAAGAAGTTAGAAAGAATAGTTGAATTTAATGAAAAATATCCAGGGGGCAAATCAATATTTTCTGATTGGAAAAATAAATATAATAAATTTGAAATTATTTTTCCTAAAAGCTACGATGATGAATTCAATAATTTATTAAAAAGAGGCAGAAAAGTTTATAATTTGTATATTGATTATAAAATAAATGATGATGAAGTGCAGGAATTTAAATCGTGTTTGGATAATTTTGATTATTTATATAGTAAATGCGAAAAGTTTTATAAAGATAGTAAAAACAATAAATATATTTGTACTAAAAAAATTGTTAATTTATTAAAAGATAATAAATTGAAAGGAACAATATCGTATATACAAGAAAAAGGAATAATTACAAAAGATATAGCAAAATATGTTTATCATATTGAATTTGTACAAAGGTTTAAGAATGAGATAAAAGATGTAGTAAAAAAACATAATCTTAAATTGGAAGATTTAAATGATCAATTTATAAGTTTCACTTATGAATATGAAAAATTTGCTCCTATTTTATTAGAGAATTCTTTAAAAGATTTTACATATAAATTTTCAGATATATTCTATGGAATAAATAGTTTTAACCCAAATTATATCTTTAAGGAATTAAATATAAAGAATCAGTATAGTAATGCATATAACTTTTTAGCGATATTAGATGATATATTAAAGGAAACAGGATATTACTTTTATATTAATGAAGAGTTATATGGAAAACAGCAAATAGAATTAAACAGAAAAGGATTTAATAGTTTTTCTGTTTTAGATTTGAAATATATATTAAATAACTTTAATAAAGTTTTATATTTAAATAGAACTAAGAGTACAACTATATTATTAAGTTATGTTAAAAGTATACATAAGTGGATTGATAAGTCTGATAAAGAAAAATATGATATTGGTAATATAGCTGAAGTATGGACAAAATAGATAAATGGGATTTGAGCCACCTTATGGTGACTCTTTTATTATGTTTGAATATTAGTATATATTTTAAAGATAGAGTAAAATTTTTGTAGACAAACATAGGTTTAATTAATGCTTATTTTTTAAAAATGTTGATATTGATTAGTTTTATAACATAGTCTTTTGTAAAAAATTATGTTGTCCACTTTTACTGAACACAAATATATGCTAATAAAGTATTGAAGTTTGATGGGAATAATGATAATGCTAAAAAGTTAATAGAAGAAGTTCAAAAGATAATATCTACTATTTAATTTAGTAGATATTTTTATTTTTGAATAATGTTAAGTGTAAAGTAAAAATACTTGACAATAATATAGATTTGGAGGTGATAAAATGCTAAATGAAGTTAAGTTGAATTGCATTGAATATTTAGTAAGTGGCATGGAGAAAACAGAGATTTCAAAATTAATTGGCAAGAGTAGACAGGCGATATATGAATGGATTAATAAAGATGAAGAATTTAAAAAAGAACTTGCCAAAAGGTTACAGGAACGTAAAACCTCAGCCACCAGAAAAATCAATTCAAAATTACCACAAGCAATTGATAAAGTATGGTATCTAATTGAGAATGCTCAATCTGAAAAGGTAAAATCTGATTTATTAAAGTATTGGATTGATAGAGAAATGGGAACACCTACAAGCAAAGTACAAGATGTTACAGGACAAGAAGATAAGAATGATAAGGCAATATCTGCTGACGATTTGAAGAATGAATTTGCTAGATTTAAGAAAGGTAATTCTGATAACAAAGAAGATAATGATGATAACCTTAAATTCAAGGTTGTATAAATAGTATATAGTAATAGTATATACTAACACTACAGAAGTATATTAGTATATTTATTATAGTTTCAATTGAGGAATCAAGCCAATTGATTTTTGCAATTAAGATACTAGTGAATACTGTTTCTTAGTATTAGCACAAACAGTAAATTAAACATGCTTTAAAATCAAAATTTTATTCTAAGGAATATATTACATAAGTAGAAGCAGCATTATTACATATGCAATTTATGTATCAAAAAGTATACTTAATGATACATAATAAGTGTCACCAATTATCAAGTGTTACCATAGTATCAAAACATATCAAAATAATTTTTGAAACGTATCAAAAAGGTATTGACTATATGATACGGTATGATATAATTAAAGTATCAAAAGTAGTGAGGGGAGTTTTGATACTATGAGTAAAGTATATGGTTATGCAAGGGTAAGTAGTAAAGATCAAAATTTAGATAGACAGATAAAAGAGTTGAAAGAATTTAATAAAGATATAATATTATTTACAGATAAAGAAAGTGGTAAGGATTTTAACCGTAAAGAGTATGAAATACTAAAAAGAATTGTAGATGCAGATGATGTAATTGTTGTAAAAGAAATGGATAGATTAGGCAGAAATAAAGAAATGGTAAAGGAAGAACTAGAATATTATAAAAATAAAGGTGTTAGAGTAATCATATTGGATATACCCACAACAAAGATGGATTTATCTAATATGGAAGAAGGAATTGCTAAAGAAATGCTTAAAATGATAAATAATATATTAATAGAAGTATTATCTACAATGGCAGAACAGGAAAGAAAGAAAATTAAATCTAGGCAACATGAAGGAATTAAAGTAGCACATGACAAGGGTGTTAAATTTGGTAGACCTGCAATAGATATAGATGGTAATTTTATAGTGGTATACAATAAGTGGAAAGCAGGGCAAATTAAAGCTGTTGAAGCAATGGAACTATGCAACATGACTAAAGCAACATTTTATCGTAAAGTAAAAGAATATGAGAATAGATAGAATAATTATATATGAATATTATTAAAGGACATGAGATAGGATAGAATCATCTTATGCCTTTTTTATTTTGTAGTAAAGTGGTTAAATAAGAATCTTAGTAAAGATTATAATTTATCTATCGTTTGCCTAAATACTACATATATGAAATGGAATAGTAGTCAAGGGATTTTGTGTAAGCAAAATGGCTTTAGCCTTTACCCTTTACTATTATGTAATGGAATATATAATACTACAGGCAAATGGTAGTGTTGTATTATGAGCGGTTCATTATATTTGTATCAAAGGAAACTCTATTTGTATCATAAGAAACTTTAGTAAAATCAAAGGAAACTTTATCTTTTTAGTATGATAGTAGCGGTACTGTTATGTTAAGGTCGTAACACCAGAAGTAACGACTTCATTATATTAGACAATTAAAGAAGCTTTATTTGTATCAAAAGAAACTTTATAAATAGTAATGATAGAAGCATTAACTAAGTTAGGTAATGCTTTTATATTTAGGTTACAGTAGCGGGACTATTGTATCATAGGAAACTAATCTATTAAGTATTATGTCATATGTATTCATTTGTATTAGGCTGAAAGACAAGTGATTATATATGTATACTAATAACAAACTAATCAATTCATATAAACATTACATTAGATGTGTTGATGTATTAATAGATATAAACTAGATTGATATATTGATAGAAGATCAGTAATCATTAAAGAATTTAAATAAAAAAAGAAAACAATTATATTTTAATATTAGAGTAGCGGAACAATAGTTGATATTATATTTAATTACAGCAGGAGCGGGACTTAATACCAATAAAAAAAGACTATCAATTATTTAATAGTCGTAAAAACAAATAGAAATTCCTTGAACTTGATTATATAAGTTCTGTTATGGCAGGAATAGTATATTAGGATTAAAGAATTTATTTATATTCAAAGAGAAATAGCAAAATAAATATGGAAATAATACAATCCTATCCATATATAAAAAAATAGAAAAGGTAGCGGGACAGAATATGTCCAATAATGCAGCAATGACGAGAAGTATTAAAACTTTATGGGTATACTTCTTTTTGTTTTTTTTCAAAGCCGACCCCCAGTTACTTCAATAATTATTCATAATATTTTTGTAGTTTCGGATTAAGTAAACTTCTCATAGGAAATTACATAAATACCTACCAGTCAAATTTGAGTATCAGATATGACTACCTTCATATATGAGGAACTTCAAGAGTGGTCATTATAGCCACACTTTATTAACACTCGTCACTATGACGTTACTTCAAGGTATCACATAAATGCGATTGCCTAATTTTCAAAAAAAATCATACTGGACTTTTTGTACATAACTCACACGACCTATATTACAAGTAGGATTTGTTCCTACTACCATTAAAATAATAAATAAAAAATATTTTATAAAAAATTTTATAACTTTCAAAATTGAATATAAGGATGGTGATTGATTTGGAATATGATGGTATAGAATTTTTTAATGAAAATAAAGATATTGAAAATGACCAATTCAATCGGTATCTTTTACATAAATATATCAAAAAATTATATATGGATAATGGAGCAAATGAAAATGAAGCAGAACAAGCTACAGAGGAACTAATAATAAAATTTAAAGATAACCTATTTGGTGTTAATGGATTAGCAAGTATGATAGGAGAACTTAGTATACCGTTTTTCTGTTCATATTTTCTTCAAGATACATTTGTCCCTAAACCCGATAATGTAGCAAGAGAACTAGCACCAGTTCATTATATGATATGGGACACATTAGAAAATATGATAAATAAAGATTTATATGATAAGCTTGAATTAATTATGCCAAGAGGAACAGCAAAGTCAACTGTAGTAAATTTTGCTCTATCAGTTTACTTACATTGCTATAGAAAGAGTATATATACATTGGTTTGTGGTAAAACAGATCAAGACAGTACAGAATTTATAGTTCAAACTAGACAAGCATTTGAAGAAAATCCTTACATAATCAAGGCTTTTGGTAAATTAATAGATAGTAAAAATTATACAGTTAATAAAAATGAATTAGAATTAGCAAACCGTACTAAAATACAAGCAATCAGTAGTACCACCAGTATGAGGGGTAAGAAGTATAATGGCAATAGACCTTCATGTATTATAGCAGATGATTACCAATCTAAGGCTGATTGTGTTACAGAAGAAGCAAGACAAAAAAAATATGACACATGGACACAGGATAGTGAATTTGCAGGTGATAAAGCAGTATATAGGCATGGTAAGAAGATTAGGTCAGGCACAAAATTCATTGTGCTTGGGACAATCGTTCATACATCATGTTTTATGAGTAGATTATTAAAAAATAAAGAATATAAACATATATTAAGAAGAGCGTGTGATTTTGATGTAGATGAATATTTTCATAGTGGACTATGGGAAGATTTTAGAAAGCTTTATTTTAATAATAAATTACAAGATTCTGTAAGTGAAGCTAAAGAGTTTTACTACCAACATGAAAAAGAAATGCAATATAAAACTATATGGCAGGACAAATACTCTTGCCTTGAAGAAGCTATCTCCTACTATAACAATCCCACAGCATGGAAACAAGAAATGATGAATGATGCTTCAAAAATTGGAACAAAATGGTTTGCAAGTATCAAGACATTACCTTATAAATCAAATGAATGTAAGGACGATATTATTAGTCATAATGTTGTTAAAATGATGCTATGCGTTGACCCTGCTTCAACAGATACTAAACGTTCAGATAGTTTTGCATTCTTAGTAGGTTCTGTAAGTGATAATGGATTTAAGTATATTCATAAAGGAGAACTTATTAAATTTGATGCTAGAACTCAATTTGACGAATACTTAGGACATATAATAGAGTTATTAAAAATATATAAGCAAATAACTCATGTATTCATAGAAAAAAATACTTTCAATGGTAGTGATGCTAACCAACTTGAAAAATTAATAGAACAAGATGCTGAATTATCGGGCAGAGATATAGCCATTATTAATGAAAGTCAAAGGAAGAATAAAGACGATAAAATAGCAAGTTGTGTTTCAGCCGTAAATAACGGAGCAATTATCTTTAATGAAGATGATACTGATTTTATAGATGAAGTAAAGTCATTTTGTGGTCAGAATTTTTCACTTCATGATGATGCACCCGATTGTGTATCAGAATTTTACAATCGAATTGATAATATAGAAATTATTCAACCTTTAAGATTTTTACATTTACCAAAAGGATTAAAATTTTAGAATAGGAGGTAGAATATGGCAGATAATATTCAAGAAACAAACAATATTCCAATAATAGATACATTAGATATAAATTTAAGAAAAATTGTTATAGACTGTACATCACGTTATGATTCAGAACATTTATTGAATGAAAGTAAATATAATTACTATCATGACCACCATGATATACTTGATAATTATAAAACTAATGACCGTAGAAGTAATCAAATATGCCAATGCAATTTCATAGGTAGATTTATTGATGAAGAAATATCATATATATGCGGAAAACCAGTTAGTTTTGTTCCTAAAAATGGGGACTCTAGCGTAATAATGGATATAGATTATTATATGTCACATTGGAGTAAAAAGCATAATCAAACTGTATGCAGAGATTTATCAATATTTGGTAAAGTATATGAATTATACTACATATCAGCAGACCTCGATTTTTGCTCTAAGGTGCTTAACCCTTTAAATTCATTTGGTTATATAGATGAAAATAACAATGTAGTATTATTCCTTTATTTTTATCGAAAAGCCTTTGATAGTCATATATATGTTGATATATATACAGATAAAGAAATAATAACTGTATATAAAGGCACTTTACAGGTGGTAAGTAGAAGAATAAATATATTTAATCGTGTACCAGTTTCTTTTGCAACTATAGATAGAACTGTATTTGATATGATAAAGACTTTAAATGATAGTTATAATATTACATTGTCAAATGCAGTAAATGAAAATAGTGATTTTAGATCAGCTTACTTAAAAATTACAGGTGCAAGTATAAAAGAAGAAGATATACAATTCTTTGATAAAAAAGGAATAATCAATGTTCCTAAAGATTGTGATATAGATTTTCTTATTAAGCAATTAAATGATAATTATTTAAGAACTACACTCAAAGAAACAAAGGATAATATTTATGAGTGTACTGGTCATATAGATACTTCTGAAAAGTTATCAAGCAATACAAGTTCATTAGCTTTAAGAGGACGTTTATTGACCTTAGAGCAACGTTGTCAACTCATAGCAGATTCTATGACAGATGTTGTTAAATTAAGATTAAAATTCTTATTTTTATATCTAAAGAATTATTTATCAGAATATAAAAATAAAGATTCTAAAACATATAACTGGAAGAATATTGATGTAAACTTTACACCTAATATTCCAACGGATTTAAGTATGTTAGCTGATGTAATTAGTAAATTAGGTGGAGTAGAATTAAGTCAAGAAACTAAATTAAGCTTATTACCTTTCATTGAAAATCCTAAACTTGAATTAAAGAAAATAAAGAATGAACAGGACAATAATATGCTTGATTTGGACGAGTATAACCCATATGATACAGAGGAAACAGACGAAAGTAAGGTTAATATACCCGATAATGGAAGTCCTGCAAATGTACCTAACCCAATGAATACGATAGGTGTATAAAGGTAGGTGCATAACATGGAAAATGTTAAGGATAAAAATAAAAGTAAAGACGAGAAGAAGCTACAAAAAGAAATATTAGCTTTATTCTTGTCTATTTTAGCATACAGTAAAAAAATAAATCCCTTACTTTTGGGATTTAAGCAAAATAGAGATTTAGTTAAAAATAAAATAAATCAGTTATATTTGCTTTATTCTAAAGATGGTAAATTAAATATGACCAATAATGAGATAAATAAAAACCTACAACAATTAAAACCAATATTTAAGCAAGTGACACAAAATTTGACCCTTATTGAAGATAATCAATTAAAAGAATTACTTACTAAAGTGTATAAGGAGAGTTATTATAAAACTTCTTATATATTGGCTACAGGATTAGCTTTCTCTTTAAAAAGAATTACTGATAAACAAGTTAATAAGGTAATTAATGAAAAAATAGATAGAAAAAGTGCTTTTACAAGAAATAAAATTAATAAGACTAAATTTGTAAATAAATTAATTAAAGATATAAAATACAACTTACAAAAGGACACATCTATGGAAAAAATGTTTTCTATTATAGATAAGGACTTTAACACAGGAGTATTTTATTCACATAGATTAATTGAAAACCAACTTACTATTAATTTTGAAAAAGCACAACTTGAAGCTTATGAACACGCAGGAGTTAAAGAAGTAGAATATTGTGCAGTCTTAGATGCTAGAACTACCAAATTATGCGAGAGCCTTGATGGTAATATTTATCCAATAGATGAAGCACCTATTCCAGTAGCCGACACTCATATTAATTGTAGATCAACACTGATTCCCTATGGAACAGAATGGAAGAAACAAAATTCCCTAACGTGGGAAGAATATCAAACTGAAAATCAGATTTAATTATGAAGTAGTACAGAATTTTGTATTACTTCATTTTATTATGTGTCTTTTTAGGATTTACAGACATTATAAAGAATAAATTACTAAAAAATATTTGAACTTTATAGGGACTAATTAAGGTAGTGACTATAAAGGGCAGGAGGTTATATTAATTATGGCAATAGAAAATTTTAAGGAAATAGAAGATTATTTTACTACAAATAAAGATTCAGAAGATGTTAAAAATTTTAGAAGTTCAATATTGAATGTAGATAATGTTAAATCATTTTTAGAAAACAATGAGGATGGTAAAAAATATATAAATTCTTATGCTGATACTAGAGTAAGCAAAGGAATTGAAACTTTTAAACAAAATAACTTACAAAAATTAATAAATGATGAAATAGCAAAACGTAACCCTTCAACAGACCCAAAAGACAAGGCTTTAGCAGACTTACAAAAAGAAATGGAAAGAATGAAAGCTGAAAGTGCTAGAAAAGACCTCACAAATAAAGCATTAAAGGTAGCACAAGAAAAGAAAATACCTAGTGATTTAATAAACTTTTTTGTTGGACAAGATGAAGAAAGTACTAAAAATAATTTATCAGTTTTAGAAAAAGCTTTAGAAACTTATAGTCAAAAGGCTAAAGAGGAAATATTAAAGAGTGGTTCATATACACCACCAAAGAGCAACAATATCACAACACAGGAACAGGCAGAAAATGAAATATATAAATATTTTGGATTAGG harbors:
- a CDS encoding helix-turn-helix domain-containing protein → MLNEVKLNCIEYLVSGMEKTEISKLIGKSRQAIYEWINKDEEFKKELAKRLQERKTSATRKINSKLPQAIDKVWYLIENAQSEKVKSDLLKYWIDREMGTPTSKVQDVTGQEDKNDKAISADDLKNEFARFKKGNSDNKEDNDDNLKFKVV
- a CDS encoding recombinase family protein; its protein translation is MSKVYGYARVSSKDQNLDRQIKELKEFNKDIILFTDKESGKDFNRKEYEILKRIVDADDVIVVKEMDRLGRNKEMVKEELEYYKNKGVRVIILDIPTTKMDLSNMEEGIAKEMLKMINNILIEVLSTMAEQERKKIKSRQHEGIKVAHDKGVKFGRPAIDIDGNFIVVYNKWKAGQIKAVEAMELCNMTKATFYRKVKEYENR
- a CDS encoding phage portal protein, yielding MADNIQETNNIPIIDTLDINLRKIVIDCTSRYDSEHLLNESKYNYYHDHHDILDNYKTNDRRSNQICQCNFIGRFIDEEISYICGKPVSFVPKNGDSSVIMDIDYYMSHWSKKHNQTVCRDLSIFGKVYELYYISADLDFCSKVLNPLNSFGYIDENNNVVLFLYFYRKAFDSHIYVDIYTDKEIITVYKGTLQVVSRRINIFNRVPVSFATIDRTVFDMIKTLNDSYNITLSNAVNENSDFRSAYLKITGASIKEEDIQFFDKKGIINVPKDCDIDFLIKQLNDNYLRTTLKETKDNIYECTGHIDTSEKLSSNTSSLALRGRLLTLEQRCQLIADSMTDVVKLRLKFLFLYLKNYLSEYKNKDSKTYNWKNIDVNFTPNIPTDLSMLADVISKLGGVELSQETKLSLLPFIENPKLELKKIKNEQDNNMLDLDEYNPYDTEETDESKVNIPDNGSPANVPNPMNTIGV
- a CDS encoding minor capsid protein, whose translation is MENVKDKNKSKDEKKLQKEILALFLSILAYSKKINPLLLGFKQNRDLVKNKINQLYLLYSKDGKLNMTNNEINKNLQQLKPIFKQVTQNLTLIEDNQLKELLTKVYKESYYKTSYILATGLAFSLKRITDKQVNKVINEKIDRKSAFTRNKINKTKFVNKLIKDIKYNLQKDTSMEKMFSIIDKDFNTGVFYSHRLIENQLTINFEKAQLEAYEHAGVKEVEYCAVLDARTTKLCESLDGNIYPIDEAPIPVADTHINCRSTLIPYGTEWKKQNSLTWEEYQTENQI
- a CDS encoding DUF4355 domain-containing protein; protein product: MAIENFKEIEDYFTTNKDSEDVKNFRSSILNVDNVKSFLENNEDGKKYINSYADTRVSKGIETFKQNNLQKLINDEIAKRNPSTDPKDKALADLQKEMERMKAESARKDLTNKALKVAQEKKIPSDLINFFVGQDEESTKNNLSVLEKALETYSQKAKEEILKSGSYTPPKSNNITTQEQAENEIYKYFGLGK